From a region of the Paenibacillus sp. R14(2021) genome:
- a CDS encoding helix-turn-helix domain-containing protein has product MAQEQIHKKIGKNLQNIRKARSLSLDQVAELTGVSKAMLGQIERGDSNPTISILWKIVNGLHISFTSLIEDNVPKVTHIRLDEIEPFLEADGNYRAFPIVPFEQKKQFEIYTVEIDVGCTYASEAHYEGVEEYILMISGELQLRIQDDAYALKAGDAIHFSADQPHVYVNIADEKTKFNTIICYPL; this is encoded by the coding sequence ATGGCTCAGGAACAAATTCATAAAAAAATCGGAAAGAACCTTCAAAATATTCGTAAAGCCAGATCCCTCAGCCTGGATCAGGTCGCAGAGCTGACAGGCGTCAGCAAAGCGATGCTCGGGCAAATAGAGCGCGGCGACTCAAATCCCACCATTTCGATTCTTTGGAAAATCGTGAATGGACTTCATATTTCCTTTACTTCGCTAATTGAGGATAATGTCCCAAAGGTAACCCATATCCGTCTCGATGAGATTGAACCCTTCTTAGAAGCAGATGGAAATTATCGGGCGTTTCCCATCGTTCCCTTTGAACAGAAAAAGCAGTTTGAGATTTATACCGTTGAGATTGATGTCGGATGTACATATGCCTCAGAAGCCCATTATGAAGGCGTCGAGGAATATATATTGATGATCAGCGGTGAGCTTCAACTCCGTATCCAGGATGATGCATACGCATTAAAGGCTGGGGACGCCATCCATTTTTCCGCGGATCAGCCGCATGTCTATGTGAACATTGCTGATGAGAAAACGAAGTTTAACACCATAATTTGTTATCCTCTATAA
- the tdh gene encoding L-threonine 3-dehydrogenase — protein MKGTMIGLVKEVRAPGAVLREIPIPLCGPDEVLVKVKATSICGTDVHIYKWDKWAESVVVTPNVFGHEFAGVVEEIGNQVTNVKIGDHVSAEGHMVCGVCKACRTGNAHVCPNTVSFGITAPGCFTEYAVVKASNVIINKRDMPFELACLQDPLGNAVQTVLAGDIVGKSVVIIGTGPIGLMAVAVAKASGAGGVIAVDVNAYRLSLAKQMGADYTINSREESMVDAIRSYTRGEGAEVVLEMSGYPDAIRDGFEASASAARVSLLGIPTQEVAIDLSRHIIFKGLRVEGITGRRMYQTWYQLKGLLDQDRIDLKPLITHTFSLKDYEKAFELMISGQCGKIVFLHDTDEALSTLKECVIHG, from the coding sequence ATGAAAGGAACAATGATCGGTTTAGTTAAAGAGGTGCGGGCACCGGGAGCCGTTTTACGGGAAATACCGATTCCACTGTGTGGTCCAGACGAGGTGCTTGTAAAGGTAAAAGCAACCTCCATTTGTGGGACTGATGTCCATATCTACAAATGGGATAAATGGGCGGAAAGCGTCGTCGTTACGCCGAATGTATTTGGACATGAATTCGCTGGTGTGGTCGAAGAGATTGGCAATCAAGTGACCAATGTGAAAATTGGAGATCACGTATCCGCAGAAGGACATATGGTTTGTGGAGTTTGTAAGGCTTGTCGGACAGGTAACGCGCACGTATGCCCGAATACTGTAAGCTTCGGTATCACTGCGCCTGGCTGCTTTACGGAATATGCAGTCGTTAAGGCGTCGAATGTCATTATCAATAAACGAGACATGCCTTTTGAGCTCGCTTGTCTGCAGGATCCTCTCGGAAATGCTGTACAGACGGTTTTGGCAGGCGACATCGTGGGGAAATCCGTCGTGATTATCGGGACAGGGCCGATTGGTTTAATGGCAGTTGCCGTTGCCAAAGCGAGTGGGGCAGGGGGAGTGATAGCTGTGGATGTGAATGCGTATCGGTTGTCGCTTGCGAAGCAAATGGGCGCAGACTATACCATCAACAGCCGAGAAGAATCCATGGTCGATGCGATTCGCTCCTACACGAGAGGCGAAGGGGCTGAAGTCGTGCTAGAAATGTCAGGCTACCCCGATGCCATTCGCGACGGGTTTGAGGCTTCAGCTTCAGCTGCCCGCGTATCGTTACTTGGTATCCCTACGCAGGAGGTGGCTATTGATTTATCGCGGCATATAATTTTCAAAGGCTTACGAGTGGAAGGGATTACGGGACGACGTATGTATCAGACCTGGTATCAATTGAAAGGCTTATTAGATCAAGATCGTATCGATTTGAAACCGCTAATTACCCATACCTTCTCGCTAAAAGATTATGAAAAAGCATTTGAACTGATGATATCCGGGCAATGTGGAAAAATCGTTTTTTTACATGACACAGATGAGGCATTGTCAACATTAAAGGAGTGTGTGATCCATGGCTAA
- a CDS encoding glycine C-acetyltransferase translates to MANWNTLVQELEQLKKEGRYRPLTVWESGSNAWMTLKGRSVLQMSSNNYLGLTDHPGMKKAAIQAVDKYGVGSGSVRTITGTLDIQHQLELELAQFKGTEAALVFQSGFTANQGILGSLLGPEDVVISDELNHASIIDGIRLTKAQRKVFAHKNMDQLEAALQASAGFQKRIVVTDGVFSMDGDIAPLPTIVELAEKYDAFVYVDDAHASGVLGKNGKGSTDHFGLHGRVHIQIGTLSKAIGAVGGYVACDQVLKDYLIHKARPFLFSTSHTPAVTATCLAAIQVLQQSGDLIAKLWENATYFRSKVQALGFDTGMSETPIIPIIVGNPAMTMQFSDLLLQEGVFAQGIVYPTVAMDKGRVRFIITAQHTREDLDFALNALHHAGKQLNLI, encoded by the coding sequence ATGGCTAATTGGAATACATTAGTGCAGGAATTGGAGCAATTGAAAAAGGAAGGGCGCTATCGTCCTCTAACCGTGTGGGAAAGCGGTTCAAATGCATGGATGACATTGAAGGGACGCTCTGTTCTGCAAATGTCGTCTAACAATTATTTGGGGCTCACGGATCATCCCGGAATGAAAAAAGCGGCCATCCAGGCTGTAGATAAATATGGAGTTGGTAGCGGTTCCGTTCGCACCATTACAGGGACGCTTGATATTCAGCATCAACTTGAGCTTGAGCTTGCGCAATTTAAGGGAACTGAAGCAGCCCTTGTGTTTCAATCAGGCTTTACTGCCAATCAAGGCATTCTAGGATCGCTGCTTGGACCTGAGGATGTCGTCATTAGTGACGAGTTGAATCACGCAAGTATAATTGACGGAATTCGATTGACGAAAGCGCAGCGGAAGGTTTTTGCTCATAAAAACATGGATCAGTTGGAAGCAGCCTTACAAGCTAGCGCTGGGTTTCAGAAGCGTATTGTTGTGACAGACGGTGTATTCAGCATGGATGGCGACATAGCACCGCTGCCGACCATAGTAGAGCTTGCTGAGAAATACGATGCGTTTGTGTACGTAGATGATGCCCATGCGAGCGGAGTGCTCGGTAAGAACGGGAAAGGTTCGACGGACCATTTCGGCCTGCATGGACGTGTACACATCCAGATCGGCACTCTTTCGAAGGCAATTGGCGCTGTCGGGGGCTACGTGGCTTGTGATCAAGTTCTTAAAGATTACCTTATCCATAAAGCGCGTCCTTTTTTGTTCAGCACCTCCCATACGCCTGCGGTAACAGCTACTTGCCTTGCGGCCATTCAAGTGCTGCAGCAAAGTGGAGACCTCATCGCAAAACTTTGGGAAAATGCAACGTACTTTCGTTCAAAAGTACAAGCGCTTGGGTTTGATACCGGTATGAGTGAGACACCGATAATACCAATTATCGTAGGGAATCCTGCGATGACGATGCAATTCTCTGATTTGCTGCTGCAGGAAGGCGTCTTTGCTCAAGGGATTGTCTATCCGACCGTGGCGATGGATAAAGGACGTGTACGCTTTATTATTACAGCTCAGCATACACGAGAGGATCTTGATTTTGCGCTGAATGCGTTACATCATGCTGGAAAACAACTCAATCTTATTTAG
- a CDS encoding DUF2179 domain-containing protein codes for MSWDLISIFVFEFLFVTVMTFRWIILVKGSKYLSAAICILEQSLNIVALSMVVTQFDDPLRIIVFALGYAIGSIAGSVIEERLALGYTQLQIITSISTNLAQKLRDLGGIGVTEWTVLGKEQERLMLMIVIRRKWAVRLLDKIQEIDPEAFIVEMAPQAYRGGYMPQQLKSRFF; via the coding sequence ATGAGTTGGGATTTAATCAGTATCTTTGTTTTTGAATTTCTATTTGTAACTGTAATGACATTTAGATGGATTATTCTCGTAAAGGGCAGTAAGTACCTGTCAGCGGCAATTTGTATTTTAGAGCAATCCTTAAATATCGTTGCTCTCAGCATGGTGGTAACTCAATTTGACGATCCTCTGAGGATCATTGTCTTCGCATTGGGGTATGCAATCGGATCCATAGCCGGTAGTGTGATTGAGGAACGACTCGCATTAGGATACACTCAACTTCAAATCATCACATCAATTTCTACAAATTTAGCTCAAAAACTTCGTGATCTTGGTGGTATCGGGGTTACTGAATGGACGGTTCTGGGCAAGGAACAAGAACGGTTAATGCTGATGATTGTCATTCGCCGTAAGTGGGCGGTGCGTCTGCTTGACAAGATTCAAGAAATAGACCCGGAAGCATTTATCGTGGAGATGGCGCCGCAAGCGTATCGTGGAGGGTATATGCCACAACAGCTAAAATCCAGATTTTTTTGA
- a CDS encoding transposase, which produces MQQARRTFTAEFKRQMVQLYEGDKARGDIVREYDLTASAIDRWIQQSERSGSFSEKANRTPED; this is translated from the coding sequence ATGCAGCAAGCAAGACGCACGTTTACAGCTGAATTTAAGCGTCAGATGGTTCAACTTTACGAAGGCGATAAAGCACGAGGCGACATCGTTCGGGAATACGACTTAACTGCATCCGCTATTGACCGCTGGATCCAACAAAGCGAGCGGTCTGGTTCGTTTTCCGAGAAAGCCAATCGTACCCCCGAAGATTAA